The Novipirellula caenicola genome includes a region encoding these proteins:
- a CDS encoding ammonia-forming cytochrome c nitrite reductase subunit c552 — protein sequence MESKKSRGFGLLMVLTTLVAMATVGVVAVLVSIFERKQEARKPFVRLVEVNEVSTDPEPWGVNFPLQYEGYLRTADTERTEYGGNHAFTPSKLEQDPWLKRLYDGYAFSVDYREARGHAFMLHDQEVTKRVTDFKQSGACLHCHASIIPTYRRIGLEQAGEEVSEAKLAEGFYQEAVMAGFRAVSRKPYEEVHAELLRTYDGVTEASEGDPHMGSAHPVSCIDCHDPDTMKIRVTRPGFIDGIAKLARSDDPVPHLPSIQKWRDSGSETPYDPNTDASRQELRSFVCGQCHVEYYCANKMTLTFPWGNGLKVEDLEQEWDETEFPDDGGEFYDFVHKETGTKVYKAQHPEFELWSQGIHARAGVSCSDCHMPYEKQGATKVSSHWVRSPMLNINKACQTCHNVSETELQARVDTIQDRTRALIDRAAVAMTEMLDAIVMAQENGVTEAQLKPIRDLQRKAMWRLDYISSENSKGFHADQEAARILGESIDYSRQAQAAAYKLGWKANESGSNKVATK from the coding sequence ATGGAATCCAAAAAATCACGCGGTTTTGGCTTGTTGATGGTGCTGACGACTTTGGTAGCGATGGCTACGGTCGGTGTCGTGGCGGTGCTTGTCAGTATCTTTGAACGTAAGCAGGAAGCGAGAAAACCTTTTGTGCGATTGGTCGAAGTCAACGAAGTGAGTACCGACCCCGAGCCGTGGGGCGTCAACTTTCCGCTGCAATACGAAGGTTATTTGAGAACCGCCGATACCGAGCGTACCGAATACGGCGGGAATCATGCGTTCACGCCAAGTAAGCTCGAGCAGGATCCTTGGCTGAAACGATTGTACGACGGCTATGCTTTTAGCGTCGACTATCGCGAAGCTCGCGGGCACGCCTTTATGCTGCACGATCAAGAGGTCACCAAGCGGGTGACCGATTTCAAACAGTCCGGTGCCTGTTTGCATTGCCACGCCTCGATCATTCCGACCTATCGCCGAATTGGACTCGAGCAAGCGGGGGAAGAGGTTAGCGAAGCGAAACTGGCCGAAGGATTTTATCAAGAGGCGGTAATGGCGGGGTTCCGAGCGGTCAGCCGCAAACCGTACGAGGAGGTTCACGCCGAGTTGCTAAGGACGTATGACGGCGTCACCGAGGCCAGCGAAGGCGATCCGCATATGGGAAGTGCCCATCCGGTTTCGTGCATCGATTGTCACGATCCGGACACGATGAAGATCCGTGTCACTCGTCCTGGGTTCATTGATGGGATCGCAAAACTTGCTCGCAGCGACGATCCCGTTCCCCACTTGCCAAGCATTCAAAAGTGGCGTGATTCAGGCTCAGAGACCCCTTACGACCCCAACACCGATGCGTCACGTCAAGAACTCCGCTCGTTCGTTTGTGGGCAATGCCATGTTGAGTACTACTGTGCCAACAAAATGACCTTAACCTTCCCCTGGGGCAACGGGCTGAAGGTCGAGGATCTCGAGCAGGAATGGGATGAAACAGAATTCCCCGACGACGGTGGCGAGTTCTATGACTTTGTTCACAAAGAAACCGGAACCAAGGTTTACAAGGCTCAGCATCCTGAGTTTGAATTGTGGAGCCAGGGGATTCATGCTCGCGCCGGAGTCAGTTGCAGTGATTGTCACATGCCGTACGAGAAGCAAGGGGCGACCAAGGTCAGTAGCCACTGGGTTCGCAGCCCGATGCTGAATATCAACAAGGCATGTCAGACGTGTCACAACGTTTCTGAGACCGAGTTGCAAGCGCGCGTCGATACGATCCAGGATCGGACACGAGCACTGATCGATCGCGCGGCAGTCGCGATGACCGAGATGCTTGATGCAATCGTGATGGCACAAGAAAACGGTGTCACCGAAGCTCAGTTAAAACCGATCCGTGATCTGCAGCGCAAGGCGATGTGGCGGTTGGACTACATCAGCAGCGAAAATTCGAAAGGCTTTCATGCTGACCAAGAAGCCGCGCGGATTTTAGGCGAATCGATCGACTACAGTCGCCAAGCCCAAGCCGCCGCCTACAAGCTAGGCTGGAAAGCCAACGAGTCAGGATCCAACAAAGTGGCGACGAAGTAA
- the nrfH gene encoding cytochrome c nitrite reductase small subunit produces MEPSIPQSSENATKSPAGWRRFGRVSLFFVVLVGMLVGLGTFTFGYGKGASYMSSDPVMCINCHAMQSHFDSWQHSSHHHVAVCNDCHLPHDAIGKWVTKADNGFFHSLAFTLGNYKDPIQIKPRNKRVTQSTCVDCHSDFVHSMLPAVKGEDMQSCVHCHADVGHAQR; encoded by the coding sequence ATGGAACCATCAATACCGCAATCATCCGAGAACGCCACGAAGTCACCCGCCGGATGGCGTCGCTTTGGTCGTGTTTCCCTCTTTTTTGTCGTCTTGGTCGGGATGCTCGTCGGGTTAGGCACATTCACGTTTGGGTACGGCAAAGGGGCCAGTTATATGAGTAGCGACCCGGTGATGTGTATTAATTGTCACGCGATGCAGAGTCACTTCGATTCGTGGCAACACTCGAGCCATCATCACGTTGCGGTTTGCAATGATTGCCATTTGCCTCACGATGCGATCGGCAAATGGGTGACCAAGGCGGACAATGGTTTCTTTCACTCGCTGGCGTTCACGCTGGGCAACTACAAAGATCCGATTCAAATCAAGCCGCGAAACAAGCGAGTGACGCAGAGCACGTGTGTCGATTGTCACAGCGATTTCGTGCATTCAATGTTGCCGGCGGTCAAGGGCGAAGACATGCAGTCGTGCGTGCATTGTCACGCCGACGTAGGCCATGCCCAGCGTTAG
- a CDS encoding VOC family protein, whose product MNQVRCNLIVIRSHQAEQASSFYSALGLEFLKHRHGNGPEHYAAELANCTFEIYPLAADAPPTTETRIGFVVSDVETAFSDLLRAGGKSIRPPKPSAWGLRAVVSDLDGHRIELTQAQ is encoded by the coding sequence ATGAACCAAGTTAGATGTAACCTGATCGTCATTCGGTCGCACCAGGCAGAGCAAGCATCCTCGTTCTATTCCGCCCTAGGACTCGAATTCCTTAAGCACCGACACGGCAATGGTCCGGAGCATTACGCAGCCGAACTGGCAAACTGCACGTTTGAGATTTACCCTCTTGCCGCCGATGCTCCGCCAACGACCGAGACTCGCATCGGATTCGTAGTGTCAGACGTTGAGACTGCGTTTTCTGACTTATTACGCGCTGGCGGTAAATCCATCCGTCCCCCCAAACCATCCGCCTGGGGGCTACGTGCCGTGGTAAGTGATCTCGATGGACATCGAATCGAGTTGACACAAGCGCAATAG
- the gatB gene encoding Asp-tRNA(Asn)/Glu-tRNA(Gln) amidotransferase subunit GatB — translation MSTHQVTTVIGLEVHVQLKTKTKLFCGCSTEFGAPPNTQVCPVCLGLPGALPVINEAAIDLAIRTGLAINCSIPEMTKWDRKQYFYPDLPKGYQISQFDLPICADGYLEIVDPADDESTRHIGIIRAHLEEDAGKSMHDEVAGKSDTRIDLNRCGTPLLEIVSQPDLRSPAEVREYLTQLKLILMHLNVSDCEMQEGSLRVDANVNLHIDTDGKKIATPIVEVKNMNSFRAVERALEYEIERQYIDWETDGLTIDDRAKTTRGWDDSKERTFIQREKEESADYRYFPDPDLLPIRIPAERIEQARLTLGELPQATIRRLQDQHGLKAYDANVIVNQGPALIGYFERVVEVSGDAKRSSSWIQQDVMRTLKEQDTSIDAFAVSSDQLGALLKKVSAGEIDNARARDVFAYLLEHDVSVDEAMKSLGIEKVDSSELDALCQELLDANPQVVADVQGGKVQAIGALIGQAKKKNPNANPGKVRETLLRLIQS, via the coding sequence ATGTCCACTCATCAAGTCACCACCGTCATCGGGCTGGAAGTTCACGTTCAACTCAAGACAAAAACGAAACTGTTTTGTGGTTGCAGTACGGAATTTGGGGCGCCGCCGAACACGCAGGTCTGTCCGGTGTGTCTGGGACTTCCCGGCGCACTTCCGGTGATCAACGAAGCAGCGATCGATTTGGCGATCCGCACCGGGTTGGCGATCAATTGTTCGATCCCAGAGATGACCAAGTGGGATCGCAAGCAATACTTCTATCCTGATTTGCCCAAAGGGTATCAGATCAGCCAATTCGATTTGCCAATCTGTGCCGATGGTTATCTCGAGATTGTCGACCCCGCCGATGACGAAAGCACTCGCCATATCGGCATCATTCGGGCGCATCTCGAAGAGGATGCGGGCAAGAGTATGCATGACGAGGTCGCCGGAAAGAGCGACACGCGAATTGACTTGAACCGCTGTGGCACGCCGCTACTGGAAATCGTTAGCCAGCCCGATCTGCGTTCACCGGCTGAGGTCCGCGAGTATTTGACGCAGTTGAAATTGATTCTGATGCATTTAAATGTTTCGGATTGCGAGATGCAAGAAGGCAGTCTTCGTGTGGACGCGAACGTGAACCTGCACATCGACACCGATGGCAAAAAGATCGCCACTCCGATCGTTGAAGTCAAAAATATGAACAGCTTCCGCGCCGTCGAGCGGGCGCTAGAGTATGAGATCGAGCGACAGTACATCGATTGGGAAACCGACGGATTGACGATCGATGATCGAGCCAAAACAACACGCGGCTGGGACGATTCGAAAGAACGTACCTTCATTCAGCGTGAAAAGGAAGAGTCGGCCGATTATCGTTATTTCCCCGATCCTGACTTGTTGCCCATTCGAATTCCCGCAGAACGGATCGAACAAGCAAGGCTAACGCTCGGCGAATTGCCGCAAGCGACGATTCGCCGTTTGCAGGACCAACACGGGTTGAAAGCCTACGATGCCAACGTGATCGTCAATCAAGGCCCGGCATTGATTGGCTATTTCGAACGCGTCGTCGAAGTATCCGGCGACGCCAAGCGATCGAGTTCGTGGATCCAGCAAGACGTGATGCGAACGCTCAAAGAACAAGACACTTCGATCGATGCGTTCGCTGTCTCCAGTGATCAGTTGGGGGCACTGTTGAAAAAGGTTTCCGCTGGCGAGATTGACAACGCGCGCGCTCGCGATGTGTTTGCGTACTTGCTTGAGCATGATGTGTCGGTAGACGAAGCGATGAAGTCATTGGGGATCGAAAAGGTCGATAGCAGCGAGTTGGATGCGCTCTGCCAAGAATTGCTGGACGCGAATCCGCAAGTCGTTGCCGATGTGCAAGGCGGAAAAGTGCAAGCCATCGGGGCATTGATCGGCCAAGCTAAAAAGAAGAACCCCAATGCAAATCCCGGCAAAGTCCGTGAAACCTTGCTGCGGCTGATCCAGTCCTAG
- a CDS encoding HAMP domain-containing sensor histidine kinase, protein MSPTHLLPSLRFESSRWWLPRSLVATECLTGVLLRSHETDLLAAGEQGVEGGVSQSPDPITLQRTIAALRTDPPLLIFAAASFPGDSTSLTGLAAWLAENAITPFSEGDAFLGAPVITSAIRSRWSELDAYFRTLPVEQWLAEATLWLEVTGPSVAASWRDRWPSVTFTAAELNGVAPSPTPGMAAAEIAAADSLHQLARQMQHTRTLERSFDRRLHTQKLAALKQFAYGLSHEINNPLANISTRAQQLKQGEADPQRSASLQKIVDQVYRAHQMIADLMFYANPPLPETSQCDLNKLVRSVADEFVDEADSLSIRLETETSVDELVLDLDEPMFGEALRVLLRNSIEAIGSSGTIVVSVVSEATRILIHVADSGPGLSRAAREHAFDPYFSGREAGRGLGLGLCRAYRIAKLHNADITLAGGAAGCVATITMGRSPA, encoded by the coding sequence ATGTCCCCAACCCACTTGTTGCCCAGCCTGCGTTTCGAATCCAGTCGATGGTGGCTGCCCCGTTCGCTCGTTGCTACCGAGTGTTTGACGGGGGTGCTGTTGCGCAGCCATGAAACGGATTTGTTGGCCGCTGGCGAGCAAGGCGTCGAAGGCGGCGTTTCGCAATCGCCGGATCCGATCACGCTCCAGCGAACAATCGCAGCATTGCGGACCGATCCGCCGCTGTTGATCTTCGCCGCTGCGTCGTTTCCCGGTGATTCGACGTCGTTAACCGGTTTGGCAGCTTGGCTTGCCGAAAACGCAATCACACCGTTTTCCGAGGGTGATGCGTTTTTAGGGGCGCCCGTGATCACGTCCGCAATCCGATCACGCTGGAGCGAACTGGATGCGTATTTTAGAACGCTGCCGGTCGAACAATGGCTTGCAGAGGCGACGCTTTGGCTCGAGGTGACCGGCCCAAGTGTTGCTGCGTCATGGCGAGATCGATGGCCGAGTGTCACCTTCACCGCAGCAGAGCTGAACGGTGTGGCTCCTTCGCCTACGCCTGGGATGGCGGCGGCCGAGATCGCGGCGGCCGATTCGCTGCATCAGCTTGCTCGGCAGATGCAACACACCCGCACGCTCGAGCGATCGTTTGATCGTCGACTTCATACGCAAAAACTCGCTGCGCTCAAACAATTTGCTTACGGACTCAGTCACGAGATCAACAATCCGTTGGCGAACATCTCGACGCGAGCCCAACAATTGAAGCAGGGCGAAGCCGACCCGCAGCGAAGTGCGTCGCTGCAAAAGATCGTCGACCAAGTCTATCGAGCTCACCAGATGATTGCCGACTTGATGTTCTACGCGAATCCGCCGTTACCGGAGACCTCGCAGTGTGATCTGAACAAATTGGTGCGATCGGTTGCGGATGAATTTGTCGACGAGGCTGATTCGTTATCCATCCGATTGGAAACCGAGACTTCTGTCGACGAGCTCGTGCTTGATCTTGATGAACCGATGTTTGGCGAAGCGCTGCGAGTCTTACTGCGAAATTCGATCGAAGCGATCGGATCATCCGGCACGATTGTGGTCTCGGTCGTCTCCGAGGCGACTCGCATCTTGATTCACGTAGCCGACAGCGGTCCTGGACTCTCACGTGCGGCACGTGAACATGCGTTTGATCCCTACTTTAGCGGCCGCGAAGCCGGCCGCGGGCTTGGGCTCGGGCTGTGCCGAGCCTACCGGATTGCCAAGTTGCACAACGCCGACATCACGCTCGCCGGTGGGGCAGCCGGTTGTGTCGCCACGATCACAATGGGTAGGTCGCCCGCGTAG
- a CDS encoding response regulator — MTIKTVFTTGEAAKICKVSQQTIIRCFDNGSLKGFRVPGSKFRRIPREQLFMFMKENGIPTDALESGKKKLLIVDDDQDLVELISEGFSRDGRFDIRTANNGFDAGMGVKEFRPDLVILDVMLPDINGKEVCQRVRSDPAMDMVKILCISGMVEHNKVDALKAAGANDFMQKPFAIDDLINRSCDLLEMERGVIN, encoded by the coding sequence ATGACCATTAAGACGGTCTTCACGACAGGCGAAGCGGCCAAGATTTGTAAGGTCAGCCAGCAAACGATTATCCGTTGTTTCGACAACGGTTCGTTAAAGGGGTTTCGTGTCCCCGGAAGTAAATTCCGACGCATTCCACGTGAACAACTTTTCATGTTCATGAAGGAAAACGGAATTCCCACCGACGCACTTGAAAGCGGCAAGAAGAAGCTGCTGATCGTGGACGACGATCAAGATTTGGTCGAACTGATCAGCGAAGGTTTTTCGCGTGACGGGCGTTTCGACATCCGCACCGCAAACAACGGGTTCGACGCCGGAATGGGAGTGAAAGAGTTTCGCCCCGATCTGGTGATCTTGGACGTGATGTTGCCCGATATCAACGGCAAAGAAGTATGCCAACGTGTTCGCAGCGATCCCGCGATGGATATGGTCAAGATCCTGTGTATCTCGGGGATGGTCGAGCACAACAAAGTCGACGCTTTGAAAGCGGCCGGTGCAAACGATTTCATGCAAAAGCCGTTCGCGATCGATGATTTGATCAACCGATCGTGCGACCTGCTCGAAATGGAACGCGGCGTGATCAATTAA
- the gatA gene encoding Asp-tRNA(Asn)/Glu-tRNA(Gln) amidotransferase subunit GatA, protein MLDSALELVRLQENGDLTAVEIAEKALASVRDTQDSINAFTHVAAEQAIEAARRVDAKRAAGEPLGILAGVPVAVKDVLCTNDMPTTCSSRMLKDFRPPYDATVVSKLREADAVIIGKTNMDEFAMGASTETSAFGLTRNPWDTNRTPGGSSGGAAACVAAGSVPLSLGTDTGGSIRQPAAFCGITGMKPTYGRVSRYGLVAFASSLDQVGPMAWSVPDVALLLEAIAGFEPRDSTSLNQFVPKYTDVLQSSDLRGLRIGVLSETAETAGIDPAIMDVVNEAAKVFQSQGAEIVEVNLPHSKYWVPTYYVIAPCEASSNLSRYDGAHYGHRTDSIDMHSPDGPLVSAYCRSREEGFGSEVKRRIMVGTYALSEGYTDKYYNQALKVRRLIKGDFDAAFSQVDLLLGPVTPSTAFPLGDKIDDPLQMYLCDLFTVGANLAGLPAISLPGGSDSSGLPIGIQLQAPALEESRLLFAANAFQTATDHHQKRPSH, encoded by the coding sequence ATGCTAGATTCCGCCTTGGAATTGGTTCGATTGCAAGAAAATGGCGATTTAACCGCAGTTGAGATTGCTGAAAAAGCTTTGGCGTCGGTCCGCGACACCCAAGACTCGATCAACGCATTCACTCATGTTGCGGCGGAACAGGCCATCGAGGCGGCTCGACGCGTCGATGCCAAACGCGCCGCTGGCGAGCCGCTGGGCATCTTGGCTGGCGTTCCCGTGGCGGTCAAAGACGTGCTCTGCACCAACGACATGCCGACCACGTGTTCCTCGCGAATGCTCAAAGATTTTCGCCCACCCTACGATGCCACCGTCGTCAGCAAGCTTCGCGAAGCCGATGCCGTGATCATCGGCAAAACGAACATGGACGAATTTGCGATGGGCGCCAGCACCGAAACCAGTGCATTTGGGCTGACCCGAAACCCCTGGGATACCAATCGCACGCCAGGCGGCAGCAGCGGTGGCGCGGCCGCTTGTGTTGCAGCCGGCTCGGTGCCGCTGAGTCTGGGGACCGATACCGGTGGTTCGATTCGGCAACCCGCCGCGTTCTGTGGGATCACGGGGATGAAGCCGACTTATGGACGCGTCAGCCGTTATGGGTTGGTCGCGTTCGCCAGCAGCTTGGATCAAGTCGGCCCGATGGCGTGGTCGGTGCCCGATGTCGCGCTTCTGTTGGAAGCGATCGCTGGATTTGAACCACGCGACTCGACTTCGCTGAATCAATTTGTACCCAAGTATACCGATGTACTGCAGTCGTCCGATTTACGTGGCTTGCGAATCGGTGTACTCAGCGAGACTGCGGAAACTGCAGGTATCGATCCGGCGATCATGGACGTCGTCAACGAGGCGGCCAAGGTGTTCCAGAGTCAAGGTGCCGAGATTGTCGAAGTCAATCTGCCACACAGCAAGTATTGGGTTCCCACCTACTACGTGATCGCTCCTTGTGAAGCCAGCAGCAACCTGTCGCGATACGATGGTGCTCATTACGGTCATCGCACCGATTCGATCGACATGCACAGCCCCGACGGCCCGCTTGTCTCGGCTTATTGTCGCAGTCGCGAAGAAGGATTTGGTTCGGAGGTCAAACGCCGCATCATGGTCGGGACGTATGCGCTGAGCGAAGGTTACACCGACAAGTATTACAACCAAGCGTTGAAGGTTCGCCGTTTGATCAAAGGCGATTTCGACGCCGCATTCTCGCAAGTCGATTTGCTGCTTGGCCCGGTCACACCATCGACCGCATTCCCGCTGGGCGACAAAATTGACGATCCACTGCAAATGTACCTCTGCGATTTGTTCACGGTCGGTGCCAATCTAGCTGGGTTGCCCGCGATCTCATTGCCGGGCGGAAGCGATTCGTCAGGTTTGCCAATTGGCATTCAATTGCAAGCACCTGCGCTTGAGGAGTCGCGTTTGCTATTTGCGGCCAACGCATTTCAAACCGCCACCGATCATCACCAAAAACGTCCTTCCCACTGA
- a CDS encoding rhomboid family intramembrane serine protease, which produces MILIAPYTTDAPVYHLPIVTGGLVATNIVIFCLTTLQVALGNVEVESIEWLILQFDTINPLQWISCAFMHADLMHLLGNMLFLWAFGLVVEGKIGNLPFLALYLLMALVGGIIVQLPMFILGSDGGALGASGVIFSLLVIAMLWAPENEMDCFWVVGFRMGTFEVRIISLASAFLMMQLVFLALGGFSMSSEMLHLIGVAVGLPIGLLMLRQDWVDCEGWDVISRNAWLQQYNLFCSDKQRLAKSRKKIEHEDPIAAALGNRPTPVAMNTATATRRATVKTETPQPAAAAKPGFNPLLTKLLAKPKTPAVAAEKPNAQDHPEFNRLVHLLRQAIDSSSAIIAQQHFQRLEQLKLTCGLSDTLLAAYAKLLASKKLYVEAIRPLTLVAIHGGAQSNQARLRIGQIQWSVQKNRQAAETTLRGIVIPPDAMNEANQKVITMRDQLLKQISVSQ; this is translated from the coding sequence ATGATTCTTATCGCCCCCTACACGACCGATGCTCCGGTCTACCACCTACCAATCGTGACTGGTGGCCTAGTCGCGACCAACATTGTGATCTTTTGTCTCACCACGCTTCAGGTCGCCTTGGGCAATGTGGAAGTCGAGTCGATCGAGTGGCTGATCCTTCAATTCGACACGATCAATCCGCTGCAGTGGATTAGCTGCGCATTCATGCACGCCGACCTGATGCATTTGCTGGGGAACATGTTGTTCCTGTGGGCGTTTGGATTGGTTGTCGAAGGCAAGATAGGAAACCTGCCGTTTTTGGCGTTGTACCTTTTGATGGCCTTGGTCGGCGGCATCATTGTCCAGCTTCCCATGTTTATCCTGGGCAGCGACGGCGGGGCACTCGGAGCCTCGGGCGTCATTTTCTCGTTGCTGGTGATCGCAATGTTGTGGGCTCCTGAAAATGAAATGGACTGTTTCTGGGTCGTCGGCTTTCGCATGGGGACGTTCGAGGTACGAATCATCAGCCTCGCGTCGGCGTTTCTAATGATGCAGCTTGTGTTTTTGGCGTTGGGAGGATTTTCGATGTCGTCGGAAATGCTGCACTTGATCGGCGTGGCAGTAGGATTACCGATTGGCCTATTGATGCTGCGGCAGGATTGGGTGGACTGCGAAGGCTGGGACGTCATTTCGCGAAACGCGTGGCTACAACAATACAATTTGTTTTGCAGCGACAAGCAGCGTCTCGCGAAGTCTCGCAAAAAGATCGAACACGAAGACCCGATCGCAGCGGCACTGGGAAATCGCCCCACCCCGGTGGCCATGAACACCGCCACCGCCACCCGCCGCGCCACGGTAAAAACCGAGACGCCCCAACCTGCGGCGGCGGCCAAACCCGGTTTCAATCCGCTGTTAACGAAGCTACTCGCAAAGCCAAAGACACCTGCGGTTGCAGCGGAGAAGCCTAACGCCCAGGACCATCCGGAATTCAACCGACTGGTGCACTTGCTGAGACAGGCCATTGATTCATCGAGTGCCATCATCGCACAACAACACTTCCAGCGACTGGAACAACTGAAACTCACCTGCGGACTATCCGATACCCTGTTGGCAGCCTACGCCAAATTATTGGCAAGCAAGAAGCTGTATGTCGAAGCGATTCGACCTCTCACACTCGTCGCGATTCACGGTGGAGCTCAGTCGAATCAAGCACGATTGCGAATCGGCCAAATCCAATGGTCTGTTCAAAAGAATCGGCAAGCAGCTGAGACCACGTTGCGTGGAATCGTGATCCCGCCGGACGCGATGAACGAGGCCAACCAAAAAGTGATCACAATGCGTGACCAACTACTGAAACAGATTTCAGTGTCGCAGTAG
- the mnmG gene encoding tRNA uridine-5-carboxymethylaminomethyl(34) synthesis enzyme MnmG, with protein sequence MTKSSYSYDVIVIGAGHAGTEAAAAAARVGAKTALLTTNLDTVGQMSCNPAIGGVAKGQIVREVDALGGLMGRAIDATGIQFRLLNCRKGPAMHSPRAQADKKAYQNHIKCQIEQQPNLHLRQETVVDLITETVDGKTRVVGISVVGDAEYLAPTVILTTGTFLKAIMHTGDAKTSGGRAGEGTTTGISGALNRLGFEVQRFKTGTPPRLNSRTIDYSQLELQPGDDNPQPFSFITGSLAHCEQLPCHIAYTNDAVHELIRANLDRAPMYSGQINSRGPRYCPSIEDKVVRFADKDSHQLFLEPEGRQTEEVYVNGISTSLPRDVQDQMFRMIKGLENAQIMRYGYAVEYDFCPPTQLWPHLESKAVEGLFLAGQINGTTGYEEAAGQGLIAGLNAARKVASKSPWVPTRDQAYIGVLVDDLVTAGTDEPYRMFTSRAEYRLLLRQDNADRRLTAAADELGLIDAQRRDRFANKLSQIDLGMELLKSSRVDNTPGDVYLRRPEVDWNVMCSHVEGLRQIDEDAATQCLYDIKYEGYITRQKMEVEKHHRLASKQIPQAFSYDAIGPLRQEAREKLNRVRPQNLDQAKRISGVTPADLALVLAHLERKR encoded by the coding sequence ATGACAAAGTCTTCTTACTCTTATGACGTTATTGTCATTGGTGCCGGTCATGCGGGCACCGAAGCCGCAGCCGCTGCGGCTCGTGTGGGAGCAAAAACCGCGTTATTGACGACCAACCTGGACACGGTGGGGCAAATGTCCTGTAATCCCGCTATCGGGGGTGTTGCCAAGGGGCAGATTGTCCGCGAAGTCGATGCGTTGGGCGGATTGATGGGGCGAGCGATCGATGCGACCGGCATCCAATTTCGCCTGCTCAACTGCCGAAAAGGCCCGGCGATGCACAGTCCACGGGCTCAAGCGGACAAAAAAGCCTACCAAAACCACATCAAATGTCAGATTGAACAGCAGCCCAATCTGCATCTGCGGCAAGAAACGGTCGTGGATCTGATCACCGAAACGGTCGATGGCAAAACCCGTGTCGTCGGAATCAGCGTGGTCGGCGATGCCGAGTACCTCGCTCCGACCGTAATTTTGACCACGGGCACCTTCCTCAAAGCGATCATGCATACCGGCGATGCCAAAACGTCCGGGGGCAGGGCAGGGGAGGGGACCACGACCGGAATCAGCGGGGCGCTGAACCGATTGGGTTTCGAGGTCCAGCGGTTTAAGACCGGAACGCCGCCACGGTTGAACTCGCGAACGATCGATTACTCGCAACTCGAATTGCAGCCGGGCGACGACAATCCGCAGCCGTTTTCGTTCATAACTGGATCGTTGGCTCATTGCGAGCAATTGCCTTGCCACATCGCCTACACCAACGATGCGGTGCATGAATTGATCCGTGCCAATTTGGACCGGGCGCCGATGTACAGCGGCCAAATCAATTCGCGGGGGCCACGCTATTGTCCTTCGATCGAAGACAAGGTCGTCCGCTTTGCCGACAAAGATTCGCATCAATTGTTTCTCGAGCCTGAAGGACGTCAAACCGAAGAGGTCTACGTCAACGGAATCTCGACCAGTCTGCCACGCGACGTCCAAGACCAGATGTTCCGTATGATCAAAGGACTCGAGAATGCTCAAATCATGCGTTACGGTTATGCCGTCGAATACGACTTCTGTCCTCCCACGCAATTGTGGCCGCATTTGGAAAGTAAGGCGGTCGAAGGATTGTTCTTGGCCGGGCAAATCAATGGCACGACCGGTTATGAAGAGGCCGCTGGTCAAGGTTTAATCGCAGGGCTAAACGCCGCCCGTAAAGTCGCCTCCAAGTCGCCATGGGTACCCACGCGTGATCAAGCCTACATCGGTGTTTTGGTTGACGATTTGGTGACCGCAGGAACCGATGAACCCTACCGTATGTTTACTAGCCGGGCAGAGTATCGGTTGTTGTTGCGACAAGACAATGCGGACCGCCGGTTGACCGCCGCGGCCGACGAGCTCGGGTTGATTGATGCGCAGCGTCGTGATCGTTTTGCCAACAAGTTGTCACAAATCGATTTGGGCATGGAGCTACTAAAGAGTTCCCGAGTCGACAACACGCCCGGCGATGTCTATCTGCGTCGTCCCGAAGTTGACTGGAACGTGATGTGTAGCCACGTCGAAGGACTGCGTCAGATCGACGAAGATGCTGCCACGCAATGTCTGTATGACATCAAATACGAAGGCTACATCACGCGGCAAAAGATGGAGGTCGAAAAGCACCACCGGCTCGCAAGTAAGCAGATTCCCCAAGCGTTCAGTTACGATGCCATCGGTCCGCTACGCCAGGAAGCGCGAGAGAAACTGAATCGAGTTCGTCCGCAAAATCTCGATCAAGCCAAACGAATCAGCGGCGTCACCCCGGCCGATCTCGCCTTGGTACTCGCTCACCTCGAACGCAAACGATAA